The proteins below are encoded in one region of Deinococcus misasensis DSM 22328:
- a CDS encoding C1 family peptidase yields MKKLGFLTVLLVLTACGQTPTGPKLPEVDQTQGFSGDLPTGSKVVSEEEFRSKLNEPGAEYYTPEKDKKNAEAAAAKEAADQKTIEDFLNNNDLPELKALLANVPDPKDPSVKPLADGNYELITSDNAEQTLKVITLGQRFKKSELARSIENFPKKDNQLGIYELIYSNLSEVERKEYQLPTLEEMRGSDLRTINAVNSRFQQIYPGLIAGLLDPTKPVGWTDDPTKEQGYLDGSDRTNSAASCSAFKDTGIYKNFEWPLKYYATSVKNQGMRGSCVAFAIVAATEMQYAKANNKWINLSEQAFYNRIANVWQPRTYGDGADTTFIYNTSAAQGHQFALENQWGYNASWSRSNILNASDELIGYNNSCTGYTDSYCSDTAHQSQVLCVKLFGNNFCINLPKPVTPAAPAVVPQGQLELWNHENKDLSIAYMILTLAFKNTVVASLGVMPSWDDANANGFALSQSYNDGKKSRGGHAVQITGFITNSKLREKLPNAPEGEGGGYFIVKNSWGACWKDGGYIYIPFDYMKAYGYSAIRVSVK; encoded by the coding sequence ATGAAGAAACTTGGATTTTTAACGGTTTTGCTGGTCCTCACCGCCTGTGGCCAAACCCCCACCGGCCCCAAACTTCCCGAGGTGGATCAAACGCAGGGCTTCTCTGGAGACCTGCCCACAGGATCCAAAGTGGTCTCCGAGGAGGAGTTCCGTTCCAAACTGAACGAGCCCGGCGCAGAATACTACACCCCTGAAAAAGACAAAAAGAATGCTGAGGCCGCTGCAGCAAAAGAAGCTGCCGATCAGAAAACCATCGAAGACTTCCTGAACAACAACGACCTGCCAGAGCTGAAAGCCTTGCTGGCCAATGTGCCGGATCCCAAAGATCCCAGCGTCAAACCCCTTGCAGACGGCAATTATGAACTCATCACTTCAGACAACGCCGAGCAAACCCTGAAAGTGATCACCCTCGGGCAACGTTTCAAGAAATCCGAACTGGCCCGCAGCATTGAGAACTTTCCCAAAAAAGACAACCAGCTCGGCATTTATGAACTCATTTACTCCAACCTGAGCGAAGTGGAACGCAAAGAATACCAGCTTCCGACCCTTGAAGAAATGCGAGGCAGCGACCTGCGAACCATCAACGCCGTCAACAGCCGTTTCCAGCAAATCTACCCTGGCCTCATTGCAGGTTTGCTGGATCCCACCAAACCTGTGGGCTGGACCGATGACCCCACCAAAGAGCAGGGCTACTTGGACGGCAGTGACCGCACCAACTCTGCTGCCAGTTGTTCTGCTTTCAAAGACACGGGCATTTACAAGAACTTCGAATGGCCCCTCAAATACTACGCCACCAGTGTGAAAAATCAGGGCATGCGTGGCAGTTGTGTGGCCTTTGCCATCGTGGCAGCCACCGAAATGCAATATGCCAAAGCCAACAACAAATGGATCAACCTGTCAGAACAGGCGTTCTACAACCGCATTGCCAACGTCTGGCAACCCAGAACCTATGGAGATGGGGCAGACACCACCTTCATTTACAACACCTCTGCAGCACAGGGCCACCAATTTGCTCTGGAAAACCAGTGGGGCTACAACGCTTCATGGAGCCGTTCCAACATCCTCAACGCCTCAGATGAGTTGATTGGATACAACAATTCCTGCACCGGATACACCGACAGCTACTGCTCGGACACCGCCCACCAGAGTCAGGTCCTGTGTGTCAAACTCTTTGGCAACAACTTCTGCATCAACTTGCCCAAACCGGTCACCCCTGCTGCACCTGCTGTGGTGCCACAAGGACAGCTGGAGCTCTGGAACCATGAAAACAAAGACCTGTCCATTGCCTACATGATCCTGACCCTGGCTTTCAAAAACACCGTGGTGGCCAGTCTGGGTGTGATGCCCAGTTGGGACGATGCCAATGCCAACGGTTTCGCCCTCAGTCAGTCTTACAACGATGGCAAAAAGAGCCGTGGTGGTCATGCGGTTCAGATCACGGGTTTCATCACCAACAGCAAGTTGAGAGAGAAACTGCCCAATGCACCAGAGGGGGAAGGTGGCGGATACTTCATCGTCAAAAACTCCTGGGGGGCATGCTGGAAAGATGGGGGCTACATCTACATCCCCTTCGATTACATGAAAGCTTACGGCTACTCGGCCATTCGGGTGTCGGTCAAATAA